The stretch of DNA TCAATATCAGCACCCACTAGATCAGCTAAGTTAGCTAACTCGTTCATAAAAGAGATGCGTGTTGCCAGCATGGCATTGGCGGCATACTTGGTCAACTCTGCACTTTTTACATCCATGTAATAGGTACGTTCATGGTGACGGTTAAAAGGCGCATAGAGCTTACGCATCTGCTCTTTAGCGCGTACGCCTGCAGGCGTATTTTGAGTACCAACCACAATGCGATCAGGCCGCATAAAGTCCTCAACTGCCGCACCTTCTTTCAAAAATTCTGGATTAGAAACGACTGAACATAGGTCTGACGATAAATGACGTTTCACCAACTCTTCTGCAATGGCTGCAGTGACCTTATCAGCCGTGCCTACAGGAACCGTAGATTTATCGACGATGACCTTTGGGCTAGTCATATGACGTCCAATATTGCGCGCTGCCGCTACTACATACTGCAAATCTGCTGATCCATCCTCATCAGGAGGGGTGCCCACCGCAATAAATTGAATGTCACCATGAGCAACTGAGGCGGCAATATCAGTAGAAAACTGCAAGCGACCTGCAGCACGATTGCGCTCGATCATTTCTTTGAGGCCAGGCTCATAAATAGGGACGCCACCCGAGTTTAGTATTTCAATTTTTTGGGGATCTACATCCAAACAAAAAACATGATTGCCCTGCTCCGCTAGACAAGCGCCAGTAACCAAACCAACGTAACCGCTACCAATGATTGTGACTTTCAAGACATCTCCAAATATTTCAGTATCTACAGCTTCAATTACATTGAGGGTCCACTGGGCACAGCACCCTCATTACGTCTTGGTGAATAAGCCTCCCAATGGTTGCAACCCGGGCATTGCCAATAAAAACGTCGTGCACGAAAGCCGCAATTGCCGCAGGTGTAACGAGCCAGACTAGTCGTACGTTGTTTTAATAAACTCAGTGTCGCCACTAAATCAGAAATTCTTTCTGGTGTGCCATTACTCTCAGCCAGCATCAGGCGGGTCTCGGCTAATTTAGATAAAGCACTCAAGCTAGGTGCGTATTGCATTACATCGACCAACATGGCCTCGGCAGCCTTAGCGCCCCGAATTTGGGTCATATGCTTTTGAACAATATCAAGCAATTCTCCAGATGCCTGAGTTTTCAGTAACGCGTCCAACACACTTAATCCTTGCTCCGCCTTATCCAGGCCTGAGTGTGCAGTCATCCAACGATCTGCCAACAAATGCATATATGCAGGATGGTTGGCCGCTATAACACTCCAAGCTTCTATTGCTTGCGCTGGACGCTCAAGTGCCATGAAGTAATCGCCCCGTAAGATCAGTCCGCGAGCATGATTAGGCACTGCTTGCAGTGCCAGTGTGATGGTTTGCTCAGCCTCAGATAAATCTTTCCGCCTAAGCGCCTCCTGACCTATCTCGCAATAGAACTGAGCGATCTCAACACGGTGTGGTTTGCCCTGCAAACTCTCTAGCTCACTTGCAGCAACAATGGCCTTCTGCCACTCGCGCTCAATCTGATACATCTCCAATAAACTCTCTTTAGCGGGGGCGGAAAACTTACCTTCGCCCACACGATTTAAAGAGGCTTCCGCCCTATCTAATAAGCCTGCTCGTAAAAAATCACGGCCTAGCTCGTATGCCGCGTGATCACGATCTCGTGGCTTTAAATCATCTCGATTTGCAAGGTGTTGATGCACCCGAATCGCACGCTCAGTTTCACCGCGACGGCGGAACAAGCTTCCTAAGGAAAAATGTAACTCAATCGTTTCAGGGTCGAGCTGTGCAATCTTGACCAGAGTCTCAATAGCTTGATCAGGCTGCTCATTTAATAAAAGACTTAAGCCTTTGAATGTAGAACGTTGTTGACGCATCCGCTCGCGCTCATCCATGCGGTTTTCAAGACGTAAATCCCAACGTGAGGCCAGCCATCCGATACCAAATAATATCGGCAGTATCAACAGCCATGAGGTAGCGATCTGAATCATGACTCAGAGGCTCAATAAAAAAATGGCCCGAACGGACCACTGGGTGAATGTAATGCGGCTAACCACCAGAACCCTCTTTGGGGCTCACTTGCTTAAGCGGCTTGTAATCAACACGCTCACGAAGTTCTTTGCCAGGCTTAAAGTGGGGAACTCGCTTCTCTGGAATGAGTACTTTCTCACCAGATTTAGGGTTACGACCAGTACGCGCCGGACGATGATGCAATACAAAACTACCAACACCACGCAACTCAATACGTTTACCTTCAGCTAAGGCATGAGTCATAGTGTCCAATAAAGTCTTTACAGCTAACTCGACATCCCTAGGCAGCAACTGCGGAAACTGCTCCGCCAAACTCTCTACCAACTCTGAACGAGTAATTGCTTGTTGCTCTTGATCTGACATGGTCTATCAATGACAAAACGCCGCTCCCCACAAAGGAAGCGGCGATCTTGATTTAGCCCTTACTGTCCATCTTTGCTTTTAACAAAGCACCCAAGTTGGTTGTGCCGGACTGCGCATCACCCTGGAGCTTGCTCATTGCATCTTGCTGGTCAGTACTGTCTTTTGCTTTAATTGAAAGGTTAATCACACGTGATTTACGATCAATGTTAATGATCATGGCGGTAACACTATCGCCCTCTTTCAATACATTGCGTGCATCTTCAACGCGATCGGTTGAGATTTCTGATGCACGTAAGTAAGCCTCAACTTCATCAGCCAAATGAATGGTTGCACCCTTAGCATCAACCGCTTTTACAGTACCAGTAACGAGGCTACCCTTGTCACTCACTGATGTGTAGTTGTTGAATGGGTCACCAGACAATTGCTTGATACCAAGAGAGATGCGCTCTTTCTCAACATCAATGGCTAATACCGTAGCTTCGACTTCATCACCTTTTTTGTATCTCTTAACAGCCTCTTCTCCTGGCTCATTCCATGAAAGGTCTGAGAGGTGAACCAAGCCATCGATACCGCCAGGCAAACCAATGAATACACCAAAATCAGTGATCGATTTGATTGCGCCGGTGAGTTTGTCACCTTTTTGCTGGCCACGTGCAAACTCATCCCATGGATTTGCTTTGCACTGCTTGATGCCCAAGCTAATACGACGCTTGTCTTCATCAATATCCAGAACCATCACTTCAACTTCAGTTCCTAGTGCAGTAGCTTTACTTGGAGCAACGTTCTTGTTTGTCCAATCCATTTCGGAAACGTGTACCAAGCCTTCGATACCACTCTCGATTTCAACAAACGCGCCGTAGTCAGTCAGGTTAGTTACCTTGCCGAATAAGCGAGTATTTGGTGGGTAGCGACGAGCGATACCAACCCAAGGATCATCACCAAGCTGCTTCACGCCGAGTGAAACACGGTTCTTCTCTTGGTCGAACTTCAAAATCTTTGCGGTAACTTCTTGACCTACAGTCAACATCTCGCTTGGGTGACGCACGCGACGCCATGCCAAATCGGTAATGTGCAAGAGGCCATCGATACCACCGAGGTCAACGAATGCGCCGTAGTCCGTAATATTTTTCACGATACCTACAACAACGCTACCTTCTTTGAGGTTAGACATCAACTTCGCGCGCTCTTCACCTTGACTAGCTTCAACAACCGCACGACGTGACAACACTACGTTGTTACGCTTACGATCAAGCTTGATAACCTTAAATTCCATGGTCTTGCCTTCATAAGGAGTTGTATCCTTAATTGGGCGTGTATCTACGAGTGATCCAGGCAAGAATGCGCGGATGCCGTTAACCATGACAGTCAAGCCGCCTTTAACCTTACCGGTAACAGTACCAGTAACGATTTCTGCCTGCTCGAGTGCTTTTTCCAAATTCATCCATGAAGCCAGACGCTTTGCTTTGTCACGGGAGAGGATGGTGTCGCCATAGCCATTTTCAAGTGCGTCAATCGCAACTGAAACGAAATCACCGGGAGCTACTTCAATCTCTCCAGCGTCGTTATGGAATTCTTCAACAGGAATAAACGCTTCAGACTTTAAGCCAGCGTTAACAACGACGAAGTTATGGTCGATGCGAAGGACTTCAGCCGAAATAACTTGGCCGGTCTTCATATTCGATCGGGTTAATGATTCTTCAAATAATTCTGCAAATGATTCAGACATGTATATTCACTTTGTGCCGCCAGAAGATCCGACGGGTTAGGTTATAAAAGCCCAAAGAAACACGCTAAATTAGATAATCGCGTTGTAGAGTTTCTAAAGACACCAAAACTACTGCTTTACTGCACACTGCATTACATTGCTGCAAACTGCCTTACTGACTACTCAAGCAACCTTAGTTTGATACCAAGCCAAGACCGCCTGAACTGCTTGATCTATCGATAATTCCGAAGTTTCCAGCACTTTCGCGCCTTCTGCAACTGTAAGAGGTGCAGTTCCTCGGCTGCTATCTCGAGCATCACGCTCTTCTAAATCACTCAATAAGTCAGTAAGTTTAGCAGGAATTCCCTTAGCTATCAATTGCTTATGTCGACGTTCTGCTCTGGCTAACGCCGTTGCAGTTAAAAAAACCTTGAGCGTTGCATCAGGAAAAATCACCGTTGCCATATCTCGCCCATCAGCCACCAGGCCTGGGGACAGTCTAAAACCATGCTGAACGCCCACTAACGCACCCCTTACTTCGGGGTGAACGGCAATCTTAGAAGCCCGTAAACCTACCTCTTCAGTCCGAATTGCCTCAGTCACATCTTCAGAATTGAGCAAAACTCGACCATTTTTAAAGGAAATAACCATTTTCTGGGCTAAAAAACCCAATTCAATACCATTTTCGGGGTCAATTGCTGCTTTTTGACTGCCTAAGGCAACTAAGCGATAGAGCGCCCCACTGTCCAAATAATGAAAGCCTAGCTTTTCAGCCACTAGGGATGCGACCGTACCTTTACCAGAGGCTGTTGGGCCATCAATTGCGATCACGGGGGCTAAGTTCATGGCAATAAAGGCGTTAACTGACGACCGCAGCAAATTCCGCAAAATAAGTGGGGAAGGTCTTGGCAACACAATCAGGTTCATTAATCTTCAATGGATTTGGGCCAAAAGCCGCTAAAGAGAAACACATTGCCATACGATGATCATCATAGGTATCGATGCCCTCAGGCGGTGATCGCCAATCAGCCAAAGTCTTGGGGGCTTCCACTTCAATATAGTCATCACCCTCCTCAACTATTGCCCCTAATTTTTTGAGCTCTTTTGCCATTGCGGCGATACGATCCGTCTCTTTCACGCGCCAACTGGCAATGCCATTCAAGCGGGTTTTTCCCTCTGCGAATAAGGCGGCAACAGCCAGCGTCATTGCCGCATCAGGAATTTCAGTACAGTCGATCGTAATCGCATTCAGTTTGCCACTGGCGTTTTGAACACCAGCAACCTCAATCCAATCATCACCTGTAGTAATTTTTGCCCCCATCAATGCCAATGCATCAGCAAAAGCAACGTCGCCCTGAATACTGTCGCTACCAACCCCCAACACCCGCACAGGCCCACGACCAATTGCCCCCAATGCCAAAAAATAGGATGCAGAAGAGGCGTCGCCCTCAACCAGCATCGCTCCAGGGCTTTGATAAACGGCGTCTGATGTATTGGCAGGAATAACAAAAGATTGCGCATCTGGACAATCTACGAGCACTCCAAATCGAGCCATTAATTTAAGGGTAATCTCGATATAAGGACGAGAAATGAGCTCGCCAATGACTTCAATTCTGACTGGCTCTTTTGCCACCAAAGGCAGAGCCATTAATAGCGCTGTCAAAAACTGACTAGACACATCGCCACGCACTTTCACAATATCTTGGATATTAATCTGGGATGTAGCAATTTGGATCGGCGGATAACCAGCCTGCAACTCATAAGTAATTTCTGCGCCAATTTGACGTAGTCCGTCCACCAAATCACGAATAGGACGCTCATGCATTCTGGCTACGCCTGATAGGCGGTAGTTACCACTTTGCATCGCTAACGCTGCCGTTAACGGCCGAATAGCAGTCCCTGCATTTCCCATCCAAAGATCTGCTTCGCGTACCGGAAATTGACCGCTACACCCCTCAATAATGCAGATGTGATGATCCTGATCCGCTACTAAAATACCTAGCTGACGCAAGGCGTTTCGCATCACTTGCGTATCGTCCGCATCTAATAAATTATGGAGTGTAGTAGTGCCAGAAGAAAGGGCTGCTAACAATAATGCTCGATTGGAAATACTTTTTGAGCCAGGCAAAACAATCTCGCCATGTGCCTGTCTAAATGGACCAATCTGAATACTAGAAAAACTGCTCATCAAAGAGTATCCAAATCTTGACGGGCCTGACTTGCTTTTTTGAATAACTTTTCAATAGCAGCGCCGTCGTTTTCAGCAATTAATTGGCGCATATGGCCAGCGATTAATAAGTACTGATCAAGCTCTTTTAGAACTGAAGTGCGATTCCCCAGGCAAATATCCCGCCACATTTCAGGGCTAGAAGCGGCAATGCGAGTGAAATCTTTAAAGCCAGCGCCAATATGCTCTAACTTTTGATCTGCATCCTCTGAATTAATAATGCTCACCATCAAGGCATAAGACAAGATGTGCGGCAAGTGAGACACTGCTGCATAGATCGCATCATGCTGCACAGAAGAAATCTTTTTTACCCGTGCGCCGACTGACCTCCAAAAGCCCTCAATCAGATCGGTGTCCTGCGGTGAGTTTTCTTGCAGTGGGCAAATAATAGTTTGCTTATCCTGAAATAAATCAGCCTTAGCGGCATTAGCGCCATATTGTGCGCCACCAGCAATAGGATGTGCCGGAACAAACTGGCAAGCCTTCTTACCTAAAATTTCTTTTGCTGCCAAAATCACATCCCCTTTGGTGCTACCAGCATCAGTCAACATCGTCCGAGGCTGAAGATGAGGCTCCATGATTTCAAAGGCTGCTCGCATTTGTGCGACAGGAACGCAAAGCACAATCAAATCAGATTGTTTGGCAGCCTCTACAAGATCAACTACCTGATCAATTGCACCCATCTTCAAGGCTTGCTCTGTGTTGGCTGCACTACGCCCAACCCCTAATATGGTGTTGACAACACCTGCTTGCTTCAAAGCCAAGCCAAGAGAGGCACCAATCAGACCGACACCCACAATAGTGACGGTTCCGTAATTCACTTTCGAATTCATAACCGTCATGCAGTCAGCGCTTTATTCTGCGCGACGATATCCCGCAAGGCATGAATAAATGCTGCGTTTTCTTCTTGTAGTCCAATCGAAATTCGCAACCACTGTGGCAAACCATAATTTCCTACCGGCCGAACGATAATTCCACGTTTTAACAACTCTAGATTCATACGATTACCTGCGCCATCGTCATCACCTACTTTGACTAAAACAAAGTTTCCAGCCGAGGGAAGATAAGACAGATTGAGGGCATCAAATGCCTCGGTCAACTGAGCTAAGCCAGCACGATTAAGCTCAAATCCTTGCTGCAAAAATTCTATATCCTGGAATGCGGCAATTGCTGCAGCCTGCGCAAGACTATTAACGTTAAATGGCTGACGTATGCGATTGAGTAGATCTGTCAGTGCAGGCTGTGCTACTCCGTAACCAATACGCAAACCAGCTAAACCATATGCTTTAGAAAAACTACGCGACAGGATCATATTAGGAAAGCGCTTGATCCAAGCAACAGCATCGTAACGTTGCTCTACAGACAAATACTCGTTATATGCTTCATCCAACACCACAACAACGTGTGCTGGTACTGCCAGCAGGAATGCTTCAATTTCTTGAGCGCTCAAGTAACTGCCGGTAGGATTATTGGGATTTGCAACGAATACCAGCTTTGCCTTATCGCCAGAAGCCTGAATAGCGCTTAGCATGGCAGGTAAGTCATGGCCATAGCTAGCTGTTGGGGCAACTTCAATCGCGTTTGCGCCAACGGCTTGGGTTGCTAGTGGGTACACCGCAAAAGCATGTCGCGAAAAAATAACCTCATCACCAGCTTGCGCGACAGCACGTGCCGCCAACTCTAAAATATCATTACTGCCATTACCTAAAGTTACCCAGTCCGAGGGAACTCCAAGACGCTCAGACAGTACTTTTTTTAATTCAAACCCATTGGAGTCGGGATAACGACCCAAATCACCAGCCGCCTTAAGCATCGCCTCTTGCGCTGACTTAGGCATCCCAAGAGGGTTTTCATTCGAAGCAAGTTTGACAATTTTACTTTCATCCAAACCATACTCCCGTGCAACCTCACTAATTGGGCGCCCTCCAACGTAAGGCGCAATTGCCTGAATATGTTTTAAACCCAGCTTAGTTGTCATGATAGATATAGATCACTTTTGTTCTCACTCAGCGTTTACACGGAGTGCGGATACGAACCCAGGTTTTTATAAAAGGCCGCCATTGCTTTTAATTCATTCAAAGCTTTGCTTACTTTTGCATCCTCAGCATGGCCAGCCACATCAATGTAAAAGTGATATTCCCAAGTGCCCTTACGTGCAGGCCGAGACTCAAATCGATTCATCGAAACACCATGCTTTGCAAGAGGCTCCAAGAGGCGATGAACCGCACCAGGCTGATTATCGACTGACAACACTAAGGAGGTTTGATCCTGACCAGTGGACTGACATGCGTAGTGACCAATGACAACGAAGCGTGTTCGGTTGTGAGGATCATCTTGAATTTGCGAAGCTACTACCTGCAGCCCATAAGCTACTTGCGCAGGAATACCTGCGATTGCTGCCAAGCTAGGGTCACTCGCCGCCATGCGCGCTGCTTCGGCATTACTACTGACTGCTTGACGCTTAAGATGCGGTGCATGCTCACTCAACCATTGTTGACACTGAGCCAAAGCTTGGGCGTGAGCACAAACAGTAGTCACCCCATTTAATGCCCCATTCGCCGTTAATAAATGATGATGAATAGGTAGTACCAACTCACCACTAATGCGCATAGGAGAGTCTAAGAGAAGATCAAGCGTTCTTGAAACAGCACCTTCACTAGAGTTCTCGACAGGCACAACACCAAATTGGGCTGCGCCCTTCTCAACCGCCTTAAATACTTCATCCAAGCTATTACAAGGAAGGCCTGCTATAGAGTGGCCAAAATAGGTCTGGGCTGCTTGCTCTGAAAATGTGCCAATCGGCCCAAGGTAGGCAATCGTTTGGCGAGCCTCCAACGCTCTACAGGCCGACATCACTTCGCGCCATATTGCAGCGATACCGTCTGGCAGCAAAGGACCTTGATTGATCTCTTGCAACTTCGCTATTACCTGACGCTCGCGCTCTGGCCTAAAAACAGGTGAGGCAAAGCCTCCTTTGATATGACCAACTTCTTGCGCAGCTTGAGCGCGCCAAGTCAGCAACTCTAAGATCTGCGCATCTAATCCATCAATCTTGTCGCGAATGGGCGCTAAGCGCTGTTCTTCAGAGCTCACTTTTGAATTCACTAGGCACGCCTTTCAAAGTCACGCATAAATTCCACCAGGGCTTGAACGCCTTCTAGTGGCATCGCGTTATAAATGCTAGCACGCATACCGCCAGCTGCTTTATGGCCCCGCAAAGCAACTAACCCTGCAGCATTTGATTGCTCCAGAAATACTGCATTGAGGCTTTCATCTTTCAAGAAAAAAGTCACATTCATTCTAGATCGATATGCCTTGGTGACTCGATTCTCATACAAGCCGCTTTGATCCAAAAAGCTGTACAGTAAATTTGCTTTTGCTTGATTTTGTTTTTCTATTGCCTGCACGCCGCCTTGCGCTAGCAACCACTTAAAGCCAAGACCCGCCATATAAATGGCAAAGGTGGGGGGCGTATTGAGCATCGATTGAGTAGCAGCCTGCTTTGACCAATCCCAAATCGATGGCGTAATGCTCATACTGTGACCCATTAAATCTTTACGTACGATCACAATCGTTACGCCAGACGGACCAATATTTTTTTGCGCGCCACCGAACCACACTCCGCATTTGGTAACGTCTATTTCACGGGAGAGAATATTGCTAGAAATATCGGCCACCAACAAGCGACCACCGACTTCAGGCACCTCTGGAAACTCTACGCCGCCGATAGTCTCATTTGCACAGTAATGCACATAGGCAGCATCCTCAGATAGCGCCCAAGTAGTTTTATCAGGAATCGTGTTGAATTTTTCAAGCGCCGAGGTAGCAGCTAAATGTGCCGCTCCATATTTCTCGGCCTCTTTATAAGATTTTTCTGACCAGATCCCTGTGACCAAAAAGTCAGCTTTGGGGCCGTTCTTTCCAAGCGCCATTAGGTTCATTGGTATGGCGGAATTTTGACCTAAACCACCCCCTTGAAGCAGCAAAATCTCATATGAATCTGGAATATTCATCAAGGTACGCAGGTCATGCAATACCTCTTCGTAAAGCGCCATAAACTCTTTACCGCGGTGACTGACTTCCATGACGCTAGCGCCTAAGCCTTGCCAATTAAGCATCTCGCTAGCAGCCTGCTTCAATACCACCTCCGGTATAGCTGCAGGCCCCGCAGCAAAGTTGAAAATACGGCGGTCAAACGTCATGATGAATTATTTACCCCTGGGCCAACACAGATTAAGCATCACCAGCCTCATTAGACGCAGCATCAATCACTGGATCGGCAGAAACTTCTCCCTCTTCAACATCATCTAAGTCATTTTCATCGTCTGAATCACCCTCAGCAATGCGCTGTAAGCCAGACAAACGAGTGCCCTCATCCACGTTAATCAAGGTAACCCCTTGGGTTGCGCGACCCATCTCACGAATTTCAGAAACACGTGTACGCACTAAAATGCCACCAGTGGTAATCAGCATGATCTGGTCTTCTGGAGACACTAACGCAGCAGCGACTACTTTACCGTTTCGGTCAGAAGTCTGAATAGCGATCATGCCTTTTGTTCCCCGGCCATGGCGAGTGTATTCACCAATTGGGGTGCGCTTACCAAAACCATTTTCCGTTGCAGTCAGAACGCTATTTGGAACGGCACTCTCATTAGTTTCGCTGGCTATTGCTTCTGCTTCAGCACCAGCGCCAGCACCAGCACCAACACCAACAACATCATCAGTTGCCTCTGCTGGAGCAACCAGCATAGCGATAACTTGATGGCCATCACCCAAATTCATACCGCGCACACCTCGTGCCGTTCGACCCATTGGGCGCACATCATTCTCATCAAAGCGCACTGCTTTTCCGGCATCCGAAAACAACATCACGTCATGCTTGCCATCCGTAATGGCTGCACCAACCAAAAAGTCATTTTCATTTAAATCTACAGCAATAATTCCGGCCTTGCGAGGGTTCGAAAAGTCAGACAAGCGAGTCTTCTTTACGGTTCCTAAACTGGTAGCCATAAAGACATACTGATCATCCTGATATCCCTTGATTGGAAGAATTACCGTGATTTTTTCACCCTCAATTAAGGGGAACATATTCACAATAGGCTTACCACGCGAGGTGCGACTACCCTGAGGGACTTCCCAGACTTTGAGCCAATACATACGGCCGCGATCCGAGAAACACAAAATGATGTCGTGCGTATTAGCGACGAAAAGTGTCTCAATCCAATCTTCATTCTTAGTTGCAGCAGCCTGCTTCCCTCGACCACCACGCTTCTGCGCGCGGTACTCACTCAGTGGCTGGCTCTTCATGTAACCCGTATTGGAAAGAGTGACCACCATATCTTGCGGAGTAATCAAGTCTTCCGTAAACAACTCAGTCGCATTCATCTCAATGAATGAGCGTCGACCACTATCGCCACCAGCAATGCCAAACTCAGCTTGAACTTCCTTTAATTCAGTTTCAATTACCGAAGTGACGCGTTCAGGCTTAGCCAACAAATCGAGTAAGTCAGAAATTTCTTCCATCACCACTTTGTACTCGTTAACAATCTTATCTTGCTCAAGACCTGTTAAACGCTGTAAGCGCATTTGTAAAATTTCTTGCGCTTGGCTATCTGACAGGCGATACAAGCCAGTCGTCTGCATTCCATACTCAGGTAATAAGCCCTCTGGTCGATAGGCATTACGACCGCCTGGAGTGTCTGTCTCTGCGCGCGCTAACATCTCACGCACCATAGACGAATCCCAAGCCTGACTCATCAACCCACTCTTAGCTACAACAGGATTAGCAGCTGCTTTAATAATGGCGATGAACTCATCAATATTAGCTAAAGCAACAGCTAAGCCCTCGAGGACATGACCACGCTCACGCGCTTTACGTAATTCAAAAATAGTGCGGCGAGTAACGACTTCGCGACGATGCTGCAAGAAGTACTCGAGCATTTGCTTGAGGTTCAACAGGCGTGGCTGGTTATCCACCAACGCCACCATATTCATACCGAAGTTATCTTGAAGCTGAGTGCCCTTGTATAAATTATTAAGCACTACTTCAGGTACTTCCCCACGTTTTAGCTCAATGACTACGCGCATGCCTGACTTATCAGACTCATCACGTAAATCAGAAATACCTTCAATTTTCTTCTCATTAACCAACTCAGCAATGCGCTCAAGCAAGTTCTTCTTGTTCACTTGATATGGCAACTCGTCAACGATGATGGATTGACGTGAGCCTTTGTCTAGATCTTCAAAGTGAGTTTTGGCCCGCATCACCACACGACCCCGCCCAGTGCGATAACCCTCGC from Polynucleobacter sp. TUM22923 encodes:
- the rpsA gene encoding 30S ribosomal protein S1, whose translation is MSESFAELFEESLTRSNMKTGQVISAEVLRIDHNFVVVNAGLKSEAFIPVEEFHNDAGEIEVAPGDFVSVAIDALENGYGDTILSRDKAKRLASWMNLEKALEQAEIVTGTVTGKVKGGLTVMVNGIRAFLPGSLVDTRPIKDTTPYEGKTMEFKVIKLDRKRNNVVLSRRAVVEASQGEERAKLMSNLKEGSVVVGIVKNITDYGAFVDLGGIDGLLHITDLAWRRVRHPSEMLTVGQEVTAKILKFDQEKNRVSLGVKQLGDDPWVGIARRYPPNTRLFGKVTNLTDYGAFVEIESGIEGLVHVSEMDWTNKNVAPSKATALGTEVEVMVLDIDEDKRRISLGIKQCKANPWDEFARGQQKGDKLTGAIKSITDFGVFIGLPGGIDGLVHLSDLSWNEPGEEAVKRYKKGDEVEATVLAIDVEKERISLGIKQLSGDPFNNYTSVSDKGSLVTGTVKAVDAKGATIHLADEVEAYLRASEISTDRVEDARNVLKEGDSVTAMIINIDRKSRVINLSIKAKDSTDQQDAMSKLQGDAQSGTTNLGALLKAKMDSKG
- the aroA gene encoding 3-phosphoshikimate 1-carboxyvinyltransferase, which encodes MSSFSSIQIGPFRQAHGEIVLPGSKSISNRALLLAALSSGTTTLHNLLDADDTQVMRNALRQLGILVADQDHHICIIEGCSGQFPVREADLWMGNAGTAIRPLTAALAMQSGNYRLSGVARMHERPIRDLVDGLRQIGAEITYELQAGYPPIQIATSQINIQDIVKVRGDVSSQFLTALLMALPLVAKEPVRIEVIGELISRPYIEITLKLMARFGVLVDCPDAQSFVIPANTSDAVYQSPGAMLVEGDASSASYFLALGAIGRGPVRVLGVGSDSIQGDVAFADALALMGAKITTGDDWIEVAGVQNASGKLNAITIDCTEIPDAAMTLAVAALFAEGKTRLNGIASWRVKETDRIAAMAKELKKLGAIVEEGDDYIEVEAPKTLADWRSPPEGIDTYDDHRMAMCFSLAAFGPNPLKINEPDCVAKTFPTYFAEFAAVVS
- a CDS encoding UDP-glucose/GDP-mannose dehydrogenase family protein — encoded protein: MKVTIIGSGYVGLVTGACLAEQGNHVFCLDVDPQKIEILNSGGVPIYEPGLKEMIERNRAAGRLQFSTDIAASVAHGDIQFIAVGTPPDEDGSADLQYVVAAARNIGRHMTSPKVIVDKSTVPVGTADKVTAAIAEELVKRHLSSDLCSVVSNPEFLKEGAAVEDFMRPDRIVVGTQNTPAGVRAKEQMRKLYAPFNRHHERTYYMDVKSAELTKYAANAMLATRISFMNELANLADLVGADIEAVRQGIGSDSRIGHGFLYSGTGYGGSCFPKDVLALSKTAAEYGRDLKILDAVEAVNQAQKYILVEKIEKRFGKDLSGKKFALWGLAFKPNTDDMREAPSRVIIQELVKRGAHIVAHDPVAMPEALHCLEMDFEGNPDGLKRVSLIDDPMSAADGCDALVIVTEWKAFRSPDFDLMKAKLKSPIIFDGRNLYEPQAMQELGIEYQGIGRHN
- the lapB gene encoding lipopolysaccharide assembly protein LapB, coding for MIQIATSWLLILPILFGIGWLASRWDLRLENRMDERERMRQQRSTFKGLSLLLNEQPDQAIETLVKIAQLDPETIELHFSLGSLFRRRGETERAIRVHQHLANRDDLKPRDRDHAAYELGRDFLRAGLLDRAEASLNRVGEGKFSAPAKESLLEMYQIEREWQKAIVAASELESLQGKPHRVEIAQFYCEIGQEALRRKDLSEAEQTITLALQAVPNHARGLILRGDYFMALERPAQAIEAWSVIAANHPAYMHLLADRWMTAHSGLDKAEQGLSVLDALLKTQASGELLDIVQKHMTQIRGAKAAEAMLVDVMQYAPSLSALSKLAETRLMLAESNGTPERISDLVATLSLLKQRTTSLARYTCGNCGFRARRFYWQCPGCNHWEAYSPRRNEGAVPSGPSM
- a CDS encoding prephenate dehydrogenase/arogenate dehydrogenase family protein, with protein sequence MTVMNSKVNYGTVTIVGVGLIGASLGLALKQAGVVNTILGVGRSAANTEQALKMGAIDQVVDLVEAAKQSDLIVLCVPVAQMRAAFEIMEPHLQPRTMLTDAGSTKGDVILAAKEILGKKACQFVPAHPIAGGAQYGANAAKADLFQDKQTIICPLQENSPQDTDLIEGFWRSVGARVKKISSVQHDAIYAAVSHLPHILSYALMVSIINSEDADQKLEHIGAGFKDFTRIAASSPEMWRDICLGNRTSVLKELDQYLLIAGHMRQLIAENDGAAIEKLFKKASQARQDLDTL
- the hisC gene encoding histidinol-phosphate transaminase: MTTKLGLKHIQAIAPYVGGRPISEVAREYGLDESKIVKLASNENPLGMPKSAQEAMLKAAGDLGRYPDSNGFELKKVLSERLGVPSDWVTLGNGSNDILELAARAVAQAGDEVIFSRHAFAVYPLATQAVGANAIEVAPTASYGHDLPAMLSAIQASGDKAKLVFVANPNNPTGSYLSAQEIEAFLLAVPAHVVVVLDEAYNEYLSVEQRYDAVAWIKRFPNMILSRSFSKAYGLAGLRIGYGVAQPALTDLLNRIRQPFNVNSLAQAAAIAAFQDIEFLQQGFELNRAGLAQLTEAFDALNLSYLPSAGNFVLVKVGDDDGAGNRMNLELLKRGIIVRPVGNYGLPQWLRISIGLQEENAAFIHALRDIVAQNKALTA
- the cmk gene encoding (d)CMP kinase, producing the protein MNLAPVIAIDGPTASGKGTVASLVAEKLGFHYLDSGALYRLVALGSQKAAIDPENGIELGFLAQKMVISFKNGRVLLNSEDVTEAIRTEEVGLRASKIAVHPEVRGALVGVQHGFRLSPGLVADGRDMATVIFPDATLKVFLTATALARAERRHKQLIAKGIPAKLTDLLSDLEERDARDSSRGTAPLTVAEGAKVLETSELSIDQAVQAVLAWYQTKVA